In the genome of Cynocephalus volans isolate mCynVol1 chromosome 15, mCynVol1.pri, whole genome shotgun sequence, one region contains:
- the LOC134364079 gene encoding zyxin-like: MGQNNSTPLSLTLDHWRDVRARAHNLSVEIRKGKWRTFCSSEWPTFGVGWPPEGTFNVSVISAVKRIVFQEIGGHPDQVPYIVVWQDLAQSPPPWMPPSVKVAVVSSPERPSAPPRPPIYPATDDLLLLSEPPPYPAALPPPLAPQAVGPAPGQAPDISDPEGPAAGTRSRRARSPADDSGPDSTVILPLRAIGPPAEPNGLVPLQYWPFSSADLYNWKSNHPSFSENPAGLTGLLESLMFSHQPTWDDCQQLLQILFTTEERERILLEARKNVLGDNGAPTQLDNLINEAFPLNRPQWDYNTAAGFRSCEDPDLGPDQGGVQARYRDNPPPVPGRRPSACQTPPTQQP, encoded by the exons atgggacaaaataactctacccctctctccctcactctagatcactggagggacgtgagagcaagggctcacaatctgtccgtggaaatcagaaagggaaaatggcggaccttttgttcctccgagtggcccacgttcggtgtcgggtggccgccggaaggaacttttaatgtttctgttatttccgcagttaaaaggattgtctttcaggaaatcgggggacacccggaccaagttccatatatcgtggtgtggcaagacctcgcccagagtcccccaccatggatgccgccctccgtcaaggtcgctgtcgtctccagtccagagaggccatccgctcctccccgaccccccatctacccggcaacagacgacttgctccttctctctgagcccccgccctatccggcagccctgccacctcctctggcccctcaggcggtcggaccggcgccgggccaggcgcccgatatttccgatcctgagggaccagccgcggggaccaggagtcgccgtgcccgcagtccggcagacgactcgggtcctgactccactgtgattttacccctccgagccataggacccccagccgagcccaacggcctagtccctctgcaatattggcctttctcttcagcagatctttataattggaaatctaatcatccttctttttctgaaaatccagcaggactcacggggctccttgagtctcttatgttttctcatcagcccacctgggacgattgccaacagctcctacagattctcttcaccacggaggaacgagaaaggattctccttgaggcccgcaagaatgtcctgggggacaacggggcccctactcaactcgacaacctcattaatgaggccttccccctcaatcgacctcagtgggactacaacacagccgcag gctttagaagttgtgaagacccagatctgggaccagatcaaggaggtgtacaagcccggtaccgtgacaatcccccacccgttccaggtcggagaccgagtgcttgtcagacgccaccgacccagcagccttga